AGGAAAAATCAAATACAACTGCGAAACTGAAAATATTTCCCGGGAGAGCCGGCTACCGCCAATCCTGCAATATCTTCCCGATCTTCTCAAACTCGATCAGGAAGCCGTCATGGCCATAGGAGGAGTCTATTTCATGATAAACAGTATCAGGCAGATAAGTGGCCAGCAGGCGTTGTTCTTCGGGAGGACAGAGCAGATCGCTGCTGATGCCGATGAGCAATACCGGTTGCTGTATGTGGGAAAGGGAAGTGGTGATGTCTTCATGACGGCCGCGCGCAATGTTATGGCTGTCCATGGCTTTGGTGAGTAGCCAGTAGGACTGGGCATTGAAACGTTTCACCAGTTTATCGCCCTGGTAATCGATATAGGAGGAAGCGCGGAAATGGTCTGTCTTTTCCTTGTCAGGATCAGACTGTGTGCGCATAAAGGTCTGGTAGTTGCGATAAGTGACCATGCCGATGGCCCTTGCAGCCTTGAGGCCGCGGGCGCCGGCATGGGGCGCCGGGTCCTGCCAGCTGGCATCGGCTTCTATGGCCAGGCGTTGCGCGGTATGAATGGCAATGCCCCAGGCGCTTTCAGCGGCGCCGGTGCAGAGCAGGAACAGACGGGCAATGCGCTCCGGTTCAGTCAATGCCCATTCCAATACCTGGTACCCCCCCATGGAACCACCCACCAGCAGGCTTATCTGTTGTATCTGCAGGTGTTCCCGTAACAGGCGGTGCGCCTGCACCATATCACGGATGGTAACGGCCGGAAAGGTATGGTACCAGGGCTCGCCGGTAGCAGGATTTACAGTATGCGGACCGGAACTGCCGTAGCAGGAACCGATAATATTGGCGCACACAATGAAATGCCGGGCCGGGTCAATTACCCGTTCATAGCCAATAAGGCCGCTCCACCAGTCAGCCACGTCGCTGTTGGCGGTCAATGCATGACATACCCATACCACATTGCTGCCGTCAGCATTCATGGTGCCGTAAGTATGATAGGCGATCTGTAATTCAGGTAATACCTGGCCGGACTCCAGCCGGAATGGTGCTTTACTGTAAAAAACCTGTGCAGACAATAATCCAAAATTTTTGCAAATCTACAATACCAATCAGGAATTACAAATTACGAATTAGGAATTACGAATGGAGGGTTCTTTTACAGGGCGGCTGTTAACGGACCTTTCCGTGAAACAGCCCTCAATTCGTAATTCCTAATTCGTAATTCGTAATTGAATTATTTATCTTTGTTGGAAGAAACCCACCTAATCATGAAAATAGCATTACAAAGAGTAGACGATGGTTTCAACATGGAAGCCGTTGATGAAGGCGGTCACAAAGTGTTGATGGATTCATCCCTGGAAAACGGGGGGAAGAACAACGGAGTAAGACCTATGCAGATGGTCATCATGGGCCTCGGAGGTTGCTCTGCCATTGATGTGCTGATGATCCTGAAAAAACAACGTCAGGAAGTGAAGGATTTCCGCATTGAAATAGAAGCGGAGAGGGAAAAAGGCAAAGAACCGTCTTTATGGGAAACAGCCCACATCGTATTTCATTTTACCGGAAACATCGACGCTGATAAAGCTGCCCGCGCAGTGGAACTGTCGATGAACAAATATTGCTCCGTCGCTGAAACGCTGCGTCTGGCCAACACCAAACTGACCTGGGAAGTGAAACTGAACGCTTAATAACGGAGAGAAACCACCATGTCCATGAGCAATAACAAGCAATACCAACCGGAAACCAATGCGGTAAGAATTCAGACGGCACGTACCAACGAAATGGAACATTCCACACCAATGTTCCTGACTTCCAGCTTCTGCTTTGATAATGCGGAAGAAATGAGGGCCACTTTCGCGGATGAAACAGATTTTAATATCTACAGCCGCTTCAGCAACCCCAACGTGGACGAGTTTGTACAGAAGATGTGCGCGCTCGAAGGCGCGGAGGCTGGTTATGCCACGGCTTCAGGCATGAGCGCTATTTTCGCCAGCTTCATGGCCCTGCTGAAAGCAGGCGACCACCTGCTGAGCGCCCGCTCTATCTTCGGTTCCACACATACCGTTATCACTAAGTTCCTGCCCAAATGGGGGATAGAATGGTCCTATTTCGATGTCAACGATCCCGCCGGCATTGAAGCGATGATCAAACCCAATACAAAGATGATCTTCGTGGAAACACCCTCCAATCCCGGACTGGAAATCATCGATATGGCGTACCTCGCCGGCATTGCCAATAAACATAATGTCATCCTCAACGTTGACAACTGTTTTGCCACACCGGTGCTGCAACGTCCTATCGAAGCAGGCGCTCATATCGTTACCCACTCCGCCACCAAATGGATCGACGGCCAGGGACGTGTACTGGGCGGCGCTATCGTTGGTAAAAAAGAACTGATCAAAGAAATACATACCTTCTGCAGAAGCACCGGCCCGGCGATGTCGCCCTTCAATGCATGGGTGCTTAGCAAAAGCCTGGAAACACTGCACGTACGGATGGAACGTCATGCTGCCAGCGCGCTGAAACTGGCACAGTCGCTGGAAGGTAATCCACACCTGAGCGGCGTGAGATATCCTTTCCTCGCCAGCCATCCGCAGCATGATATCGCCCGTAAACAAATGAGCGGCGGCGGTGGTATCGTATGCTTTGAACTGAAAGGCGGCCTCGAAAGCGGCGTGCGTTTCCTCAATGCGTTAGAACTGCTGTCCCTCACGGCCAACCTGGGCGACAGCCGCAGCATCGCTTCCCATCCGGCCAGCACCACGCACGCCAAACTGAGCGATGAGGAAAGGGCCAACGTAGGCATCACGCCGGGTCTGATCCGCATCTCTGTCGGACTGGAAAACGTCAATGACATCCTTGCGGACATAAAACAGGCACTGGAAAAAAGCGCCCTGTAACTATCAACGCATCTATACAATAATGCCCGGGGCCTGCGCTCCGGGCATTGTCATTTATAGCCTTTCGTTCACCTATGCCTTTTGCCTGTATAAACCGGCCAGCGCGAAAGCCGCTGCGGCAGCAGAGAATACGGAAAAATCCAGCGGGGCCTTGATGCTTTTTGAAAAAGTCATCGCCAGCGCAAACAATATCAGCAAAATACCGCTGCCTTGCGCTACCAGCCGGGTTTTGAAGCCAGCCAACAACAATATGCCGAAAAGCAGCTCCAGGGCTGTTGCCACCGCTGCGGCAATGGAAACCAGCGGCGCTGGGATACCGGGCAACAAGGTTGTGGTGTATTGAAGGAACTTGTCCCAGTTGCCCCAGGCGGAATGTGCCGCACCCCAAAGTCCGAACCGGTCGGCCACGGCGGACAAAAAACCTGCGCTGAGGGCTATACGTAAAAACCAGGCTGTTATTTTTTCTTCTGAAGATTTCATAAC
This sequence is a window from Chitinophaga varians. Protein-coding genes within it:
- a CDS encoding O-succinylhomoserine sulfhydrylase is translated as MSNNKQYQPETNAVRIQTARTNEMEHSTPMFLTSSFCFDNAEEMRATFADETDFNIYSRFSNPNVDEFVQKMCALEGAEAGYATASGMSAIFASFMALLKAGDHLLSARSIFGSTHTVITKFLPKWGIEWSYFDVNDPAGIEAMIKPNTKMIFVETPSNPGLEIIDMAYLAGIANKHNVILNVDNCFATPVLQRPIEAGAHIVTHSATKWIDGQGRVLGGAIVGKKELIKEIHTFCRSTGPAMSPFNAWVLSKSLETLHVRMERHAASALKLAQSLEGNPHLSGVRYPFLASHPQHDIARKQMSGGGGIVCFELKGGLESGVRFLNALELLSLTANLGDSRSIASHPASTTHAKLSDEERANVGITPGLIRISVGLENVNDILADIKQALEKSAL
- a CDS encoding DoxX family membrane protein, producing MKSSEEKITAWFLRIALSAGFLSAVADRFGLWGAAHSAWGNWDKFLQYTTTLLPGIPAPLVSIAAAVATALELLFGILLLAGFKTRLVAQGSGILLILFALAMTFSKSIKAPLDFSVFSAAAAAFALAGLYRQKA
- the metX gene encoding homoserine O-acetyltransferase MetX encodes the protein MSAQVFYSKAPFRLESGQVLPELQIAYHTYGTMNADGSNVVWVCHALTANSDVADWWSGLIGYERVIDPARHFIVCANIIGSCYGSSGPHTVNPATGEPWYHTFPAVTIRDMVQAHRLLREHLQIQQISLLVGGSMGGYQVLEWALTEPERIARLFLLCTGAAESAWGIAIHTAQRLAIEADASWQDPAPHAGARGLKAARAIGMVTYRNYQTFMRTQSDPDKEKTDHFRASSYIDYQGDKLVKRFNAQSYWLLTKAMDSHNIARGRHEDITTSLSHIQQPVLLIGISSDLLCPPEEQRLLATYLPDTVYHEIDSSYGHDGFLIEFEKIGKILQDWR
- a CDS encoding OsmC family protein, whose amino-acid sequence is MKIALQRVDDGFNMEAVDEGGHKVLMDSSLENGGKNNGVRPMQMVIMGLGGCSAIDVLMILKKQRQEVKDFRIEIEAEREKGKEPSLWETAHIVFHFTGNIDADKAARAVELSMNKYCSVAETLRLANTKLTWEVKLNA